One stretch of Leadbetterella byssophila DSM 17132 DNA includes these proteins:
- a CDS encoding HEAT repeat domain-containing protein has product MNKLIDYLNGELNEAERAEVEQKLSTDPEFARECEETKALWDSLKLITIPQMDKSRFKHALEGYKQAEKPRFSWSGLWNKQPKMRLAYTFLLILIGLAGGWLLNENQNNEIAKVEEEVTSLKQEMVLTLIENPSATERIRAVNMSTEIPDANDKVIDALLSTLNNDPNDNVRLMTLEALIGFADHPKVRQGLVKSIVSQESPILQSAMADVMLNLQEKSSVKPLKSILKQEGLDSTVKDKVEKTIQQILI; this is encoded by the coding sequence ATGAACAAGCTAATTGACTACCTGAATGGAGAGCTGAATGAAGCAGAGAGAGCAGAAGTGGAACAGAAGCTTTCTACGGATCCGGAATTTGCCCGTGAATGTGAGGAAACGAAGGCCCTTTGGGACAGTCTAAAGCTCATCACCATACCCCAAATGGATAAATCTCGATTCAAACATGCGTTAGAGGGATACAAACAAGCTGAAAAACCCAGATTCTCTTGGTCAGGTCTTTGGAACAAACAACCCAAAATGCGCTTGGCCTACACTTTCCTACTGATTCTAATCGGTTTAGCTGGAGGTTGGCTATTAAATGAAAACCAAAATAATGAAATAGCAAAAGTAGAAGAAGAGGTCACCAGTCTAAAGCAAGAAATGGTACTGACACTAATAGAGAATCCCTCTGCCACGGAAAGGATAAGAGCGGTGAATATGAGTACTGAAATCCCTGACGCGAATGACAAGGTTATTGATGCCCTTCTTAGCACCTTAAATAATGATCCGAATGATAATGTCCGACTAATGACTTTGGAAGCCCTTATAGGCTTTGCAGATCATCCAAAAGTACGTCAAGGTCTGGTTAAATCCATAGTAAGCCAGGAATCTCCTATTTTACAGTCGGCTATGGCGGATGTGATGCTGAACCTACAAGAAAAAAGCTCTGTAAAACCTTTGAAAAGTATACTAAAGCAAGAAGGTCTAGACAGTACGGTTAAAGATAAAGTAGAAAAAACGATTCAACAGATACTCATATAA
- a CDS encoding heavy metal translocating P-type ATPase, with translation MKIDIPIQHIPDENLLKQRLSAVPDLQNFNITNNSISIDADKYPEEVVQAVAQILKDVGIKLSSATQNWPVMGMSCASCASSSEATLNNQVGVIQAQVNYASGKATVEYIPELIQPTNLKTALQSAGYDLLIEQEDVSQIKESEASTLKKKLLGALILSVPLFVIGMFFMHMPYANYIMWALATPMLFYFGRQFFIGAYKQFRHKSANMDTLVALSTGTAYVYSTIITLTQEHGHVYFEAAGIVIAFILLGKWLEERAKGNTSSAIKQLMGLQPKTLTIVAEDGTTSILPIQQVQKGQVILVKPGEQIPVDGEILSGESYVDESMITGEPVPVRKGKADSVYAGTLNQKGSFQFQATKVGSETLLARIIQTVENAQGSKAPVQKLVDKIASVFVPTVISIAVISLVFWGLMGNWSQGLNAFVTVLVIACPCALGLATPTAIMVGVGRGAQKGILIKDAESLELTQKMNALVLDKTGTITEGQPSVTRIQWIQEPSELWKDLLYSIEKRSEHPLADAICKHLEGRFLSNLEVENVSGQGIIGFWEGQRYRVGNPEWIKVELTDTQKAQFKSHLDLAQTVVFFADDTRVLAIIGIRDKIKSGSKAAIERLQKDGIEVYMLTGDNEATAKAVSYEMGIKEYKAQVLPELKGEFIKRLQSEGKVVGMVGDGINDSQALALADVSIAMGKGSDIAMEVAKMTIVSSDLQKIPEAIEVSKLTGRAIKQNLFWAFIYNVIGIPIAAGIFYPEFLLDPMWAGGAMAFSSISVVLNSLRLR, from the coding sequence ATGAAAATTGATATTCCAATTCAACATATTCCCGACGAGAATCTGCTAAAACAGAGACTCTCTGCGGTGCCCGATTTACAGAATTTTAATATCACTAATAATTCTATCAGCATTGATGCAGATAAATATCCGGAAGAAGTGGTTCAAGCTGTAGCGCAGATTCTCAAAGATGTAGGCATCAAACTGAGCTCTGCCACTCAAAATTGGCCGGTCATGGGGATGTCTTGTGCCTCTTGCGCATCAAGTTCGGAAGCAACGCTTAATAATCAGGTAGGAGTCATTCAGGCCCAGGTTAATTATGCAAGTGGTAAAGCTACCGTGGAATATATACCTGAATTGATTCAGCCGACCAACCTAAAAACCGCCTTACAGAGTGCCGGATATGACTTACTTATTGAACAAGAAGATGTAAGCCAAATCAAAGAATCTGAAGCCTCTACCCTAAAGAAGAAATTATTAGGAGCCCTGATCCTATCTGTTCCGCTCTTCGTCATAGGCATGTTCTTTATGCATATGCCCTATGCCAATTACATCATGTGGGCTTTAGCCACACCTATGCTGTTCTATTTTGGAAGACAATTCTTTATAGGCGCCTATAAACAATTTCGCCATAAAAGTGCCAATATGGATACTTTGGTGGCCTTAAGTACAGGAACAGCCTATGTGTATAGTACTATCATCACCCTCACTCAAGAACATGGACATGTGTACTTTGAAGCCGCAGGTATAGTCATAGCCTTCATTTTATTAGGAAAATGGCTAGAAGAAAGAGCAAAAGGAAATACCTCTTCTGCCATCAAACAACTGATGGGACTTCAACCTAAAACCCTGACTATTGTCGCAGAAGACGGTACCACTTCCATACTCCCTATCCAACAAGTTCAAAAAGGACAAGTTATACTGGTCAAGCCAGGAGAGCAAATTCCGGTGGATGGAGAGATTCTAAGTGGAGAATCCTACGTAGATGAGAGTATGATCACAGGAGAACCTGTCCCAGTGCGAAAAGGGAAAGCTGACTCTGTGTATGCAGGAACCTTAAATCAAAAAGGAAGCTTTCAGTTTCAAGCCACTAAAGTAGGCTCAGAAACCCTACTGGCAAGAATCATACAAACCGTGGAAAATGCTCAGGGCAGTAAGGCTCCGGTTCAAAAACTGGTAGACAAAATAGCCTCAGTCTTTGTTCCTACTGTGATTAGTATAGCGGTAATAAGTCTAGTGTTTTGGGGATTGATGGGCAACTGGTCCCAAGGTTTAAATGCCTTCGTAACTGTCCTAGTAATTGCGTGTCCATGTGCTTTAGGTTTGGCCACCCCTACCGCCATTATGGTGGGAGTAGGTAGAGGAGCCCAAAAAGGAATATTGATCAAGGATGCAGAGAGTTTGGAGCTAACGCAAAAAATGAATGCCTTGGTACTTGATAAAACAGGAACCATTACAGAAGGTCAGCCCTCTGTCACTAGAATTCAATGGATACAAGAACCCTCTGAACTATGGAAAGATCTTTTGTATAGTATAGAGAAAAGATCTGAGCATCCTTTAGCGGATGCTATCTGCAAACATCTGGAGGGTAGATTCTTGTCTAATCTAGAAGTGGAAAATGTGAGTGGTCAAGGGATTATAGGTTTTTGGGAAGGTCAGAGATATAGAGTAGGTAATCCGGAATGGATTAAAGTAGAATTAACGGATACACAAAAGGCCCAATTCAAATCTCATCTGGATCTTGCACAAACAGTCGTGTTCTTTGCTGATGATACCCGGGTCTTAGCTATCATTGGCATTAGAGATAAAATTAAAAGTGGCTCAAAAGCAGCTATTGAACGCTTGCAAAAAGATGGAATTGAAGTGTATATGCTTACAGGAGACAATGAAGCCACAGCGAAAGCGGTTTCCTATGAAATGGGCATTAAAGAGTATAAGGCGCAGGTACTTCCTGAACTGAAAGGGGAATTTATCAAGCGTTTGCAGTCGGAAGGAAAGGTAGTAGGCATGGTAGGTGACGGCATCAATGATTCACAAGCCCTGGCCTTAGCAGATGTGAGTATAGCTATGGGCAAAGGCAGTGATATAGCTATGGAAGTGGCGAAGATGACCATAGTTTCTTCAGATCTGCAAAAGATACCTGAGGCCATAGAGGTTTCGAAACTTACAGGAAGAGCTATCAAACAGAACCTGTTTTGGGCGTTTATTTATAATGTAATAGGAATTCCAATTGCGGCCGGGATCTTTTATCCTGAGTTCCTTCTAGATCCCATGTGGGCAGGGGGAGCCATGGCCTTTAGTTCAATAAGTGTAGTATTAAACAGTTTAAGATTAAGATGA
- a CDS encoding TonB-dependent receptor → MKTMLAMLCMAGGMAMAQSNNTRITGVIHDSQGSKIPFANVFLYAVADSVFKKAVAADEEAKFSIEDAGYGNYYIKVTAVGYSDYSSPSFMLSSENPQIALDHIQLNDRALALSGVQVTARKPFIEQHLDKMVINVESSISASGSSALEILEKVPGVMIDRQSDQIRIRNKSGVIVMIDGRVAQMTGEALSQYLSNLSSDQIASIEVITSPSSKYDAAGNAGIINIRLKKNQNYGTNGTLSMNLGKGILSQSVSNLHRGNVDLNINHRTEKWNIYSNLGLGLNNFYNDNHFIRSVTNTNGKTSFDQYTERFGSVKNYIGRLGADYNFTNKLTIGLRGDINLLGGEMSSQGISLVNEIQAGEPSLTTLKPNSNRTMGTDMYSINANLRHKNGEKEVSADLDYSLFENRSDQVFNNNYYYSGGDSLTRQWVIQPNNTNIFTAKLDITLPFENKLKLDFGAKSTSVSTNNDFTYEDFKNGIWIKNPNQSNHFRYKENIHAVYLSSGYTFVRWTLQAGLRGEYTHSDGHSITLGQRNTRDYFNLFPTGFVNYKIAEKHQIKYAYSKRIDRPNYGTLNPFIFYLDPYFYVKGNPNLNPQFTDMNELTYTFKDQYFATLEYSRSRGLISEVVTLDGDISISQKQNIARGENWAFILSLPIKFNNWWSSQNSFHIFHDSYTDNNLAGTTLNNSAYSAGFRTTQTFTLPKKWTLELNYWYNTPSAYGIYRQSHAQHALNPGLQKNFGKIKLKLNVSDTFLTSFYRGYVQSDNIDLHISNRWNARRVALSLSYSFGNQNIKNQNRTSASEDEKRRASAG, encoded by the coding sequence ATGAAAACTATGCTAGCAATGCTTTGCATGGCCGGAGGTATGGCCATGGCTCAAAGCAACAACACCCGGATTACCGGAGTAATCCACGATTCCCAAGGATCAAAAATCCCCTTCGCCAACGTCTTTTTGTATGCAGTAGCCGACAGCGTATTTAAGAAAGCAGTGGCAGCTGATGAGGAAGCCAAGTTTAGTATTGAAGATGCAGGATATGGCAATTACTATATCAAAGTGACAGCAGTAGGCTATTCAGACTATTCCAGCCCCAGCTTCATGCTAAGTTCTGAAAATCCTCAGATAGCTTTGGACCATATCCAATTAAATGACAGAGCCCTTGCACTCTCTGGAGTGCAGGTTACTGCCCGAAAACCATTTATAGAACAGCACTTGGACAAGATGGTGATTAATGTAGAGAGCAGTATTTCAGCCAGTGGAAGCTCCGCCTTGGAAATCTTAGAAAAGGTACCTGGGGTTATGATAGATAGACAGTCTGATCAAATTAGAATTCGAAATAAATCAGGAGTAATCGTCATGATCGATGGCAGAGTAGCACAAATGACCGGAGAGGCACTCTCTCAGTATCTAAGCAACTTGAGCTCAGACCAAATTGCCTCTATAGAAGTCATCACAAGCCCATCCTCAAAATATGATGCTGCTGGAAATGCAGGCATCATAAATATACGTCTAAAAAAGAACCAAAATTACGGCACCAATGGGACTTTAAGCATGAACTTGGGCAAAGGTATATTATCTCAATCTGTATCAAACTTACATCGCGGAAATGTTGATTTAAACATTAACCACCGAACTGAAAAGTGGAATATCTACAGTAATCTAGGGCTAGGATTGAATAATTTTTATAACGATAACCACTTTATCAGAAGCGTTACAAATACGAATGGTAAAACGAGTTTCGACCAATATACAGAAAGGTTCGGAAGTGTAAAAAACTATATTGGCAGACTAGGGGCAGACTACAACTTCACTAATAAATTAACTATAGGATTAAGAGGAGATATCAATCTATTGGGGGGGGAAATGTCAAGTCAAGGTATAAGTTTAGTGAATGAAATTCAGGCAGGGGAACCTTCACTTACAACACTGAAACCCAACAGTAATAGAACTATGGGTACAGACATGTATTCTATTAATGCTAATCTAAGGCACAAAAATGGAGAAAAAGAAGTCTCGGCAGACCTCGATTACAGTCTTTTTGAAAATAGATCTGATCAAGTGTTTAACAATAATTACTATTATTCAGGGGGAGATTCTCTAACAAGACAATGGGTAATTCAGCCCAATAACACAAACATCTTCACAGCAAAACTTGATATTACCCTACCATTTGAAAACAAATTAAAACTTGATTTTGGCGCAAAATCAACATCCGTATCCACAAACAATGATTTCACGTATGAAGACTTTAAGAATGGAATATGGATTAAAAATCCGAACCAATCGAACCACTTCCGCTATAAGGAGAATATCCATGCAGTTTACCTCAGCTCAGGATATACTTTCGTTAGATGGACCTTACAAGCTGGTTTACGGGGTGAATATACCCATTCAGATGGCCATTCAATTACTCTGGGCCAGCGCAATACAAGGGACTATTTTAATCTCTTCCCTACTGGATTTGTAAACTATAAGATTGCAGAGAAACACCAAATTAAATATGCTTATAGTAAACGCATAGACCGGCCAAACTATGGAACACTCAACCCCTTTATCTTCTACTTAGATCCATACTTCTATGTAAAAGGGAATCCAAATCTGAATCCTCAATTTACAGATATGAACGAACTCACTTATACCTTTAAGGACCAATACTTTGCAACTTTGGAATACTCTAGATCACGCGGACTCATTAGTGAAGTAGTTACATTAGATGGGGATATAAGTATTTCCCAAAAACAAAATATAGCCAGGGGTGAAAACTGGGCATTTATTCTTTCTTTACCCATCAAATTCAACAATTGGTGGTCAAGCCAAAATAGTTTCCACATATTTCACGATAGTTATACAGATAATAACTTAGCCGGAACTACCTTAAATAATAGTGCATACAGTGCAGGGTTCCGCACTACTCAAACATTTACCTTGCCTAAAAAATGGACACTTGAACTAAATTATTGGTATAACACCCCAAGTGCGTACGGAATTTACCGCCAATCACATGCACAGCATGCACTTAATCCGGGACTCCAGAAGAATTTTGGTAAGATCAAGCTAAAGTTAAACGTTTCAGATACCTTCCTAACTTCCTTTTACAGAGGATATGTACAAAGTGACAATATTGATCTTCACATCTCTAATAGATGGAATGCAAGAAGAGTTGCCCTGTCATTAAGCTATTCTTTCGGTAACCAAAATATTAAAAACCAGAATCGAACTTCAGCCTCAGAGGATGAAAAAAGAAGGGCTTCTGCAGGTTAA
- a CDS encoding DUF6250 domain-containing protein: MIRICLLFLCFGCTTVPPSRKWIVESEDPNALKWSRKKITLDTPRGVTLWWKEELKGDYEIEYTRTIILDSGKNDRLSDLNQFWCADAYPFTRSGVFESYDSTRMYYVGMGGNYNTTSRFRRYDGLGQKPLLQESNIRLIPNHSYKVLTRKKGALVEFYLDQELVFSFEDPQPLSGGYFGIRTTWSRQEIKDFRIRSIP, from the coding sequence ATGATTAGAATTTGTCTTTTGTTCTTGTGTTTTGGCTGTACAACTGTTCCACCTTCAAGGAAATGGATAGTGGAAAGTGAGGATCCGAATGCGCTAAAGTGGAGTAGAAAGAAAATAACTCTAGATACGCCCAGAGGGGTAACGCTTTGGTGGAAGGAGGAATTGAAGGGAGATTATGAAATTGAATATACGCGCACTATAATTCTGGATTCGGGTAAGAACGACAGGCTTTCTGATCTGAATCAATTTTGGTGCGCAGACGCGTATCCATTTACTAGAAGTGGAGTTTTTGAGTCCTATGATTCTACTCGCATGTATTATGTAGGAATGGGAGGTAATTATAATACCACCTCCCGTTTCCGAAGATATGATGGTTTAGGTCAGAAACCCTTATTGCAGGAATCTAATATTAGGTTAATCCCTAACCATTCTTATAAAGTTTTAACACGAAAGAAAGGTGCGTTAGTAGAATTTTATCTGGATCAGGAACTCGTGTTCTCCTTTGAAGATCCTCAACCTCTTAGCGGCGGATATTTTGGTATTAGAACCACCTGGTCCAGGCAAGAGATCAAGGATTTTAGAATCAGGTCTATTCCTTAA
- a CDS encoding DUF4097 family beta strand repeat-containing protein, with protein sequence MQRLIYLLLFSWAQVHAQIEVELSQPTKPYTLEVSLFAGDIHLTKHAGKNVRVEVIKHNPAPPAPPKEGMRRISPDDEHLSIVEKNNHIIIDQGSSLKPSKIVIHAPNEGHFLLKTVHNGNIVVENISGDFELTNVNGKIIMNNVSGSAVASTINGKIHATFLQVKQGTPMAFSTLNGNIDLSFPATIKANLKARSDHGNIYSDFTLKNESTLSKTQEKGMTRLETSKWVTSTINQGGPEMMLKTVNGNIYIKRNK encoded by the coding sequence ATGCAACGCTTAATCTACCTATTACTTTTCTCCTGGGCACAAGTACATGCTCAAATCGAGGTGGAACTTAGTCAGCCCACTAAGCCATATACATTGGAAGTAAGTCTTTTTGCCGGTGATATTCACCTCACTAAACATGCCGGAAAGAATGTGCGAGTAGAAGTAATTAAGCACAACCCCGCACCTCCAGCCCCTCCAAAAGAAGGGATGAGGCGCATTTCTCCGGATGATGAACATCTCTCTATAGTTGAGAAAAACAATCACATCATTATTGATCAGGGCTCTTCTCTAAAGCCAAGTAAAATAGTGATTCATGCTCCTAATGAGGGTCACTTTCTGTTGAAAACCGTACATAATGGAAATATTGTCGTAGAAAATATCAGTGGTGATTTCGAACTTACAAACGTGAACGGCAAGATAATCATGAACAATGTCTCAGGATCTGCCGTCGCAAGCACGATCAACGGCAAGATTCATGCTACTTTCTTACAGGTAAAGCAAGGAACACCTATGGCTTTTTCCACTTTAAATGGAAACATAGACCTCAGCTTTCCCGCCACTATAAAAGCCAACCTAAAAGCCAGATCAGATCACGGTAACATTTACAGCGATTTTACATTAAAAAATGAAAGTACACTCAGTAAAACACAAGAGAAAGGCATGACCCGCCTAGAAACCTCTAAATGGGTAACTTCAACAATAAACCAGGGCGGTCCGGAAATGATGCTCAAAACGGTAAATGGGAACATCTATATCAAACGCAACAAATAA
- a CDS encoding exo-rhamnogalacturonan lyase family protein: MERREFIKNSALGLAGLSLVRLSENHPTIPLKLLHHTRNGAGGNWGIPWPKSQLKKVSEFTLISGNKQVPVQSWPLAFWPDGSIKWTGHAIASDLDLGAEAQLIQKKSPLEQSIKISEKGESFIVNNGILQIEVPTKGPYLISQIKRNQKTLVQKGSLELRIQDAPSAEEGNTIKTQFYISEVEKVSIESKGPIRTVIKWEGTHLGKERRLPFVVRMYIYSDNDQVRLLHTIIYDADENKEFISGLGIKFEVDFQKEEWHNRHIRFAGEGIFSEAVRGLTGLRRDPGKSIREAQMEGKRTSSDFNPAVGNRLQYIAGFGDYTLSQLNADGFEIKKRTKAGHSWIQSAHGKRSLGTAYLGSPSGGLVLGLRHFWQSYPAQIDIRKATEDVGEMAMWFWAPDAPPMDLRFYHDGMGQDNYPKQLEGLEINYEDYEPGFGTPYGVARTSEVFFQVVDATPSAEELLRFAQAVQDPPIISATPEYMKQAGAFAGAFPVLGKNRKTKELEDQLDFYFQFYKDQVEEHHWYGFWNYGDFMHSYDEDRHVWKYDIGGFAWDNSELSTDIWLWTYFLSTCRSDVYRLAEAMTRHTGEVDVHHIGRFSPLGSRHNVMHWGCSAKQLRISTAANRRYFYYLSGGDERTGDLMREQIEAARTLQSIVPIRKVNPDVPKNTENSVYASLGFGTDWGAIASAWFTEWERTGDPKMKSRLLKSMDSIAAQPKGFFTGLQMMNLDTGEFQIDQSNKVSVSHLNAVFGLPELCYELLQCINHPPFERAWLQYCMLYNASAAEQEKALGESLRRLNLQQGHARLTAYAARKNPALIQRAWEEFYKGEGGFRKTSKEKISIHPPEVLQTRHENPGISTNAVAQWGLAAMQILAFENENR, translated from the coding sequence ATGGAAAGAAGAGAATTTATCAAAAATAGTGCACTAGGTTTAGCCGGATTGAGCTTAGTGCGTTTATCAGAAAACCATCCTACCATTCCTTTAAAATTACTACATCATACCAGAAACGGAGCGGGAGGAAATTGGGGTATTCCATGGCCTAAGAGCCAACTAAAAAAGGTTTCAGAGTTCACCCTAATAAGTGGCAACAAACAAGTCCCTGTGCAGAGCTGGCCTTTGGCCTTTTGGCCGGATGGAAGTATAAAATGGACCGGACATGCCATAGCTTCTGACCTTGATCTCGGAGCCGAAGCGCAACTTATTCAGAAAAAAAGCCCTTTGGAACAAAGCATAAAAATATCAGAGAAGGGTGAGTCCTTTATAGTCAACAATGGAATCTTGCAAATAGAAGTTCCTACAAAAGGTCCTTATCTAATTTCTCAGATAAAGAGAAATCAAAAGACTCTGGTACAAAAAGGAAGCTTAGAACTAAGGATTCAAGACGCACCTAGTGCAGAAGAAGGAAATACCATTAAAACCCAGTTCTATATCTCAGAAGTTGAAAAAGTTAGCATAGAGAGTAAAGGGCCAATAAGAACGGTTATCAAGTGGGAAGGTACACACCTGGGAAAGGAAAGAAGATTGCCCTTTGTGGTCAGAATGTATATCTATTCTGACAATGACCAGGTCCGCCTCCTTCACACCATCATCTACGATGCAGATGAAAACAAGGAATTCATATCCGGACTGGGGATTAAATTTGAAGTAGACTTCCAAAAGGAAGAATGGCATAACCGTCACATTCGCTTTGCAGGGGAAGGGATATTCTCTGAAGCGGTTAGGGGATTAACCGGCTTAAGGAGAGATCCTGGGAAAAGTATCAGAGAAGCGCAAATGGAAGGTAAAAGAACGTCTTCCGACTTCAATCCTGCAGTGGGTAATCGTCTCCAGTACATAGCTGGATTTGGTGATTATACCCTGTCTCAATTAAATGCTGATGGGTTCGAAATCAAGAAAAGAACTAAAGCCGGGCATAGCTGGATACAGTCAGCGCACGGTAAAAGATCCCTGGGAACTGCATATCTGGGAAGCCCTTCCGGTGGACTAGTGCTAGGACTTCGCCATTTCTGGCAATCTTACCCGGCGCAGATAGACATTAGAAAAGCAACGGAGGACGTAGGGGAAATGGCCATGTGGTTCTGGGCACCTGATGCTCCTCCTATGGATCTTCGGTTTTACCATGACGGCATGGGTCAGGATAATTATCCTAAACAATTGGAAGGTCTAGAAATCAACTACGAAGATTATGAACCTGGATTTGGCACTCCTTATGGAGTAGCCAGAACCTCTGAAGTATTTTTTCAAGTAGTAGATGCTACTCCCTCAGCAGAAGAACTGCTCAGATTTGCTCAAGCCGTACAAGATCCCCCTATTATTTCTGCTACTCCTGAATACATGAAACAGGCCGGTGCTTTCGCTGGAGCATTCCCTGTACTAGGGAAAAATAGGAAGACGAAGGAACTGGAAGACCAACTGGATTTCTACTTTCAATTTTACAAAGATCAAGTAGAAGAACACCATTGGTACGGATTTTGGAACTATGGCGATTTTATGCATAGTTATGACGAAGATAGACACGTATGGAAATACGATATAGGAGGTTTCGCCTGGGATAATTCTGAATTATCCACTGATATTTGGCTTTGGACCTACTTTCTAAGTACCTGCAGATCTGATGTCTACCGTTTAGCGGAAGCCATGACGAGGCATACGGGAGAAGTAGACGTACATCACATAGGAAGATTCAGCCCTCTGGGTTCCAGGCACAATGTGATGCATTGGGGCTGTAGCGCTAAACAACTCCGCATAAGTACCGCAGCTAACAGACGATATTTCTACTATCTCTCCGGAGGAGACGAACGCACCGGTGATCTCATGCGAGAACAAATTGAAGCAGCCCGGACACTACAGAGCATAGTCCCCATCCGAAAAGTAAACCCGGATGTTCCAAAGAACACAGAGAACTCCGTATATGCTAGTCTTGGATTCGGTACAGATTGGGGGGCTATAGCCTCCGCTTGGTTTACCGAGTGGGAAAGAACCGGAGATCCAAAGATGAAAAGCAGGTTACTTAAAAGCATGGATAGCATAGCCGCCCAACCCAAAGGCTTCTTCACCGGTCTTCAGATGATGAATTTAGATACAGGGGAGTTCCAAATAGATCAAAGCAACAAAGTATCCGTGTCTCATTTGAATGCCGTCTTCGGTCTTCCGGAACTCTGCTACGAGCTACTGCAATGTATAAACCATCCCCCATTTGAGCGAGCATGGCTACAGTATTGCATGCTGTATAATGCCAGTGCAGCAGAGCAAGAAAAAGCTTTAGGTGAAAGCCTGAGGCGACTAAATTTGCAACAAGGGCATGCCAGGTTAACGGCGTATGCAGCTAGGAAAAATCCTGCCCTGATCCAAAGAGCCTGGGAAGAATTCTATAAGGGAGAAGGAGGTTTTAGAAAAACAAGTAAAGAAAAAATAAGTATACATCCACCGGAAGTTTTGCAGACGCGGCACGAGAACCCCGGCATATCTACTAATGCCGTAGCCCAGTGGGGCTTAGCCGCCATGCAGATCTTGGCCTTTGAAAATGAAAATAGGTAA
- a CDS encoding heavy-metal-associated domain-containing protein, with translation MKFKTSINCSSCVAKVKPVLDGLVEKWDVDTENPDKILTVEGGDEESIVRALKKIGYQAQKIESKS, from the coding sequence ATGAAATTCAAGACTAGTATCAATTGCTCCTCATGTGTAGCAAAAGTAAAACCTGTTTTAGACGGTTTAGTGGAAAAATGGGATGTGGATACAGAGAATCCCGATAAGATTCTCACCGTAGAAGGCGGAGACGAAGAAAGCATTGTAAGAGCCTTAAAGAAAATAGGTTATCAAGCACAAAAAATCGAGAGCAAGTCCTAA
- a CDS encoding RNA polymerase sigma factor: MLKVKAGSLDHMGLLFERHYQSLFSFIYRMTTDRENSEDMVQNVFLRMIKYRHTYKGEGEFKTWMYHLARNVMNDYFKAKTRKIEVPAEPYDTTSDEKEDQVRLLEIALNKLSEEQREILILSRYQELAYSEIARILEISEANVRVRIHRAIAQLKTIYLKLSE; encoded by the coding sequence ATGCTTAAAGTCAAGGCGGGAAGTCTTGATCATATGGGCCTACTTTTTGAAAGGCATTATCAGTCTTTGTTCAGCTTTATTTATCGTATGACCACTGACAGAGAAAACAGCGAGGACATGGTTCAAAATGTTTTCTTGAGGATGATCAAATACAGGCACACGTACAAAGGAGAAGGGGAATTCAAAACGTGGATGTATCACTTGGCCAGGAATGTTATGAACGACTATTTTAAGGCAAAAACACGAAAAATTGAAGTACCAGCAGAGCCATACGATACTACAAGCGATGAAAAGGAGGACCAAGTCAGACTCTTAGAAATAGCATTAAATAAATTGAGTGAAGAGCAAAGAGAGATTCTAATACTAAGTAGGTATCAAGAACTAGCCTACTCTGAAATAGCCAGGATTTTGGAGATTTCTGAGGCGAATGTGAGGGTTAGAATCCACAGAGCCATAGCTCAGTTGAAGACCATATATTTAAAATTATCGGAATGA